Proteins encoded within one genomic window of Augochlora pura isolate Apur16 chromosome 11, APUR_v2.2.1, whole genome shotgun sequence:
- the Sff gene encoding BRSK family serine/threonine-protein kinase sugar-free frosting: MQGKESPVGSNTQETHQYVGPYRLEKTLGKGQTGLVKLGVHCVLGKKVAIKIINREKLSESVLMKVEREIAIMKLIDHPHVLGLSDVYENKKYLYLVLEHVSGGELFDYLVKKGRLTPKEARRFFRQIISALDFCHSHSICHRDLKPENLLLDEKNNIKIADFGMASLQPAGSMLETSCGSPHYACPEVIRGEKYDGRKADVWSCGVILYALLVGALPFDDDNLRKLLEKVKRGVFYIPHFVPPECQNLLKGMIEVDPDKRLTLAEINRHVWVTAAGKGELELELSMMDVVQTHVIPSVEAIDPDVLQAIASLGCFKERDKLIQELLSPNHNTEKVIYFLLLERKRRRPACEDELEVMRGGVRGTVSQLEADPPRKRVDTCRVNGSTALNLGEISHGSPLTPRRQSSTRHHARRSPSAGCHTHASHAAHGPHASHSHASTPGSSPLHAPNAVAGLLSPHRAPPSSHAGQTGSPHRLSAVSSAAGNGNSTNPAVAAPVPTLPNVGIEINDVQQVVAVGVTPPGSPHTGAGSGAHHWRSRLTTIKNSFLGSPRFHRRKLLTSTEEVHLTPDSSPELTKKSWFGSLMTTEKDETFTVLVKGKVLASVKADLIHAFLSISELSHSVSSPMSFRVEYKRGGTAPAMFQRQVRFQVDISAISKQQNEPLFAITFTLLSGNIRRFRRVCEHIQSQVCSRNVGISLGGQSRAAPPSPRASRKFANEMSESSSCGSDTSERLFLSPHPATRQIDSDLESETSVFDVKSPTRENGRRSSTSTNNNNPLPGDSTPTPGSPTKAVRSNSESQNTPEKKCVTTMSGNNIA, encoded by the exons GATTGGTCAAGCTTGGGGTACACTGCGTGTTGGGCAAGAAGGTGGCGATCAAGATCATCAACAGGGAGAAGCTGTCCGAGTCGGTGTTGATGAAGGTGGAAAGGGAGATCGCGATCATGAAGTTGATCGACCATCCTCACGTGCTCGGCCTGTCGGACGTGTACGAGAACAAGAAATACCT ATACCTCGTTCTGGAACACGTCTCGGGCGGAGAGCTTTTCGACTATTTAGTGAAAAAGGGTAGACTAACGCCGAAGGAAGCGAGGAGATTTTTTCGACAAATCATTTCCGCGTTAGATTTTTGCCATAGTCATAGTATATG TCATAGAGATTTGAAGCctgaaaatttgttattggATGAGAAGAATAACATTAAGATCGCGGACTTTGGGATGGCGTCGCTGCAACCGGCCGGCTCCATGCTGGAAACCAGCTGCGGATCTCCTCATTACGCCTGCCCCGAAGTTATTCGA GGCGAAAAATACGACGGCAGGAAGGCGGACGTCTGGTCCTGCGGTGTGATACTGTACGCGCTTCTGGTAGGCGCGTTGCCGTTCGACGACGACAACTTGAGGAAGCTGCTGGAGAAGGTGAAACGCGGCGTGTTTTACATACCGCATTTCGTGCCGCCCGAGTGCCAGAATCTGCTCAAGGGGATGATCGAGGTCGATCCGGACAAGAGGTTGACG CTGGCGGAAATAAACAGGCACGTGTGGGTGACAGCGGCGGGCAAGGGCGAGCTGGAGCTCGAGCTGTCCATGATGGACGTGGTGCAGACGCACGTTATTCCGTCCGTGGAGGCGATCGATCCGGACGTGTTGCAGGCGATCGCGAGCCTAGGCTGCTTCAAGGAACGGGACAAACTGATCCAGGAACTGCTCAGCCCCAA CCACAACACAGAGAAGGTGATCTACTTCCTGCTGCTGGAGCGAAAGCGGAGAAGACCGGCGTGCGAGGACGAGCTGGAGGTGATGAGAGGAGGCGTCCGGGGCACCGTGAGCCAGTTGGAGGCCGACCCGCCGAGGAAACGGGTGGACACGTGTCGCGTGAACGGCAGCACGGCCCTGAATCTCGGCGAGATCAGCCACGGGTCACCGCTGACCCCGCGGAGGCAGTCCAG CACGAGGCACCACGCGCGTCGTTCGCCGAGCGCTGGCTGCCACACGCACGCGTCGCACGCGGCACACGGGCCGCACGCGTCCCACTCGCACGCGTCCACGCCGGGCAGCTCGCCGCTGCACGCCCCGAACGCGGTCGCGGGGCTGCTGAGTCCTCATCGGGCTCCTCCGAGCTCGCACGCCGGCCAGACCGGAAGTCCTCACAGGCTGTCGGCGGTGAGCAGCGCAGCGGGCAACGGAAACTCGACGAATCCGGCGGTCGCGGCGCCGGTCCCGACCCTGCCCAACGTGGGAATCGAGATCAACGACGTCCAGCAAG TGGTAGCGGTCGGCGTTACACCGCCGGGATCGCCGCATACGGGAGCAGGCTCCGGCGCCCATCACTGGAGATCGAGACTGACCACCATCAAGAATTCGTTCCTGGGCAGTCCGCGGTTTCATCGGCGCAAATTGCTCACCAGCACCGAGGAG GTGCACCTCACCCCGGACTCGTCGCCGGAGCTTACGAAGAAGTCGTGGTTCGGTAGCCTGATGACCACGGAGAAGGACGAGACGTTCACCGTTCTCGTCAAGGGGAAAGTGCTGGCCAGCGTGAAGGCCGACCTGATACACGCTTTTTTATCG ATATCGGAGCTGTCCCACAGCGTTAGTTCGCCGATGTCGTTCCGAGTCGAGTACAAGAGGGGTGGCACGGCGCCGGCGATGTTCCAGAGACAAGTCCGTTTTCAGGTCGACATCAGTGCCATATCGAAGCAACAGAACGAGCCGCTGTTCGCCATTACCTTCACTCTTCTCAGCG GGAACATCCGACGGTTCAGGAGAGTGTGCGAGCACATCCAGTCGCAGGTCTGCTCGAGGAACGTCGGGATCAGCTTGGGTGGCCAGAGCAGAGCCGCGCCGCCGAGTCCCCGTGCCTCCAGGAAGTTCGCCAACGAGATGAGCGAGAGCTCCAGCTGTGGCAGCGACACCAGCGAGCGGCTGTTCCTCAGCCCGCATCCAGCTACCAGACAG ATCGACTCGGACCTCGAGTCGGAGACGTCCGTGTTCGACGTGAAGTCGCCGACCCGCGAGAACGGACGTCGCAGCTCCACGTCGACGAACAACAACAACCCGCTGCCGGGCGACTCGACGCCGACGCCTGGCAGCCCGACGAAGGCGGTGCGCAGCAACTCGGAGAGCCAGAACACGCCCGAGAAGAAGTGCGTGACCACGATGAGCGGCAACAACATAGCGTGA